The Candidatus Babeliales bacterium genome contains a region encoding:
- the rplM gene encoding 50S ribosomal protein L13: MNKTFYPRKEDIVTEWCHIDADGKVLGRLATFIADRLRGKDKPHYTPHTDCGDYVVITNAEKIFLSGDKWEDKKYVTVSGWMGGKKEISAKDLHKKHPTHLIELAVKRMLPKNKLSRQMIKKLKVYAGSEHPHVAQEPTTIKLEI; the protein is encoded by the coding sequence ATGAATAAAACGTTTTATCCGCGTAAAGAAGATATTGTAACTGAATGGTGTCATATTGATGCTGATGGCAAAGTACTTGGCCGATTGGCTACATTTATTGCTGATAGATTACGTGGCAAAGATAAGCCGCATTATACACCACATACCGATTGTGGTGATTATGTTGTGATTACTAATGCCGAAAAAATTTTTCTTTCAGGCGATAAGTGGGAAGATAAAAAATATGTTACGGTAAGTGGCTGGATGGGTGGAAAAAAAGAAATTTCTGCTAAAGATTTGCATAAAAAGCATCCAACTCATCTTATTGAACTTGCAGTAAAACGTATGTTGCCTAAAAATAAATTAAGTAGGCAAATGATTAAAAAGCTTAAAGTATACGCAGGATCAGAACATCCTCATGTGGCTCAAGAGCCAACAACTATTAAGCTAGAGATATAA